Within Candidatus Eisenbacteria bacterium, the genomic segment ATGACCGACACCACCATGACCGAGAATCCGGCCACGATGGACGAGACGGCTCCGCCGGCAGAGCCTCCGACGTCCTCGGTCACTCCGCCGAAGGGCGCCTCGACCACGCCTCCGAAGTCCGGGACGCCGGCCGCGCCGGCTTCGGCGAGGACCGTCTCGCTTCCCGCGGGCGCGACCTTCGATGTCGCGATGGTGACCGCGATCAGCACGGAGACCTCGAACGTCGGCGACAGGATCGAAGCGAAGCTCAAGACCGCGCTCACGTCTCCGGACCATGGCGGAGCCGTGATCGCGGAGCAGGGCGCGAGCCTCTTCGGCGAGATCGCGGAGCTGCGTCGCGCGAGCCGGGCCAAGTCGGAGGACGAGCGCGCGATGGTGAAGCTCCAGTTCACGACGATCCGCACCGTCGATGGCGAGAAGCCGCTGAGCTCCACGGTGACGAATTCCGAAGGCAGGATGGTCGCGGGATCCACGACCACGCGTGATGCGCTCATCATCGGCGGCAGCACGGTCGCCGGAGCGGTCATCGGGAAGGTCGTCGGCAAGGACACGAAGGCGACGGTCATCGGCGCCGTGGGCGGGGCGATCCTGGGAACGGGCGCCGTGATGGCCGCGAAGGGCTACGAGCTCGAGGTCCCGGCGGGAAGCATCGTGACGTTGCGGGCCGAGGCGCCGGTCACGGTCGCGGCCAAGTAGGGGCGGCGACGCGTTCGGGCTCGGTTTTCGCAGGCGTAAGCTGTTGGACGGAAGTAGATTGGCGCGATCGGCGGGAGGGAATACCGGGTTTAGTTGGGACGTATACCTGCCGATAGAACCATGTGCCTTGCCGGACGTCCGGGCCGCCGCATCGCGGCCCTGCTGGTGAAGGGCTCCGGTCGCTCCGTCCGCAACGACACGAGGAGGGTTGCATGAAGACGCTTCGAATCCTGGGACTTTGCGTGCTGGCGCTGACGCTCGCGCTCGGCCTCTCGGCCTGCTCGAAGAGCGAGAGCGAGGTGTCCATGCCTCCGGTCGAGGAGAACCCGGCCACGGCCGCGGAGCCGATGCCGGTCGATCAGGCTCCCGTGGAACAGGTCGCGTCCGCGCCGGAACCCGCTCCGGTGACGCCCAAGAAGCCCGCGTCGAAGCCGGCGACGTCCAAGCCGAGGACTCCGGCCGTTCCGGCGTCCGAGACGCGGACCGTCTCGGTTCCGCAGGGCACGTCGTTCGACATCGAGCTCCTGACGCCCGTCCATACGAAGACGAACAACGTCGGTGACCGGATCGAGGGCAAGCTCATGCACCCGCTCAACGCTCCGGATGGCTCCGTCATCGCCGTCACCGGCGCGACGATCCGCGGCGAGATCACGGAGCTCACGCGCGCCAGCAAGTCGCGCGCGGAGGAGGACCGTGCGTCCGTGAAGCTCGCGTTCACCTCGATCGAGACGGTCCAGGGCGAGAAGTCGCTCTCGACGACCGTGACGAACGTCGAGTCGCTCCAGGCCGGCAGCACGACGAAGCGCGACGCCCTGATCATCGGCGGCAGCGCGGTCGCCGGCGCGGTGCTCGGCAAGGTCATCGGCAAGGACACGAAGGACGCCGCGATCGGCGCCGTCGCCGGCGCGGTCATCGGCACGGGCGCCGTGATGGCGTCGAAGGGCCACGAGCTCGAGATCGCCGCCGGCTCGAAGGTCTCGGTCCGCGCGGACCAGCCGATCACGATCGTCCAGCGATAACGCGAAGGCGTGCGGCCGGCGGCCAGTGCCGCCGGTTGCCATGAAGAGGGACGGGGGCGGACGCAGCATCCGCCCCCGTTCGTTTTTTGGGTCGGGACAAAAGGTCAACTCGAGTTCTCGACCGGGTTCGCACCCGGTGACGTGACGGCCGGGCCCATGGAAGCGTCTCCGCGCGGGGTGGCGGTCCTGGCCCAGAACACGCCCAACCCCTTCAATCCGAGGACCACGATCCGATTCATGGTTCCGAAGGCGGGACCTGGTTCGCTCACGATCTACGACGTGAATGGACGCCGGGTGGCAACCCCGTTGCAGGGAGAGCTGACGGAGGGCGAGCACCGAGTTGCGTGGGAGGCGAAGGATCACGCAGGTCGCCCGCTGCCTTCCGGGGTTTACCTGTACCGTCTCGAATTGCCGGGGTTCGAGTCGACGCGACGGATGACCCTGCTGCGCTGAGCAGGGAATGTGGTCACGCCTCCGCGCGCTCGTGCGGGGACGCTACAGGATGCGCTTGCCGAGCAGGCTCTGGGTCAGCTCGACCGCGAGCAGGGCGGTCTGGTTCCTCGTGTCGAGGACCGGATTGACCTCCACGAGATCGACCGACACCACCTTGGCGCTCTCGGCGAGCATCTCCATCGCGAGGTGCGCCTCGCGGTAGGTGATTCCTCCGTCGATCGCGGTTCCCACGCCGGGCGCGTCCTCGGGATCGAGGACGTCCAGGTCGAACGAGACGTGGATGCCCGCCGTGCCGGCACCCGCGATCCGCACCGCCTCCTTCACCACGTCCCGCATTCCGCGCTCGTCCACCTCGCGGATCGTGTAGACCGTCGCGCCGGAACGCTTCAAGACGTCCCGCTCGCCGGGATCCAGGTCCCTCACGCCGATCAACACGACCTTCCCCGGATCCACCTTCGGAGCGCGTCCGCCGAGCGAGGTCAGCTCCGGGTCCCCGAAACCCATCGAGACCGCCAGCGACATGCCGTGGATGTTTCCGGAGGGAGTCGTCTCGGGAGTGTTGGAGTCGCCGTGAGCGTCGAGCCAGATCACGCCGACCCCGGCGCCCTGCGTTCGGAAGTGATTGCTCACTCCGGCGATCGATCCGATCGAGAGGGAGTGATCGCCGCCGAGAACCAGGGGCATCCGACCGGCGGCCAGGCTGCGCTCGACCTCGACCCGGAGGGTCTCGCACGCCGCCATGATCGCGGACTTGTACCGTAGCGTCACCGACCCGATCTCGAGGGTCTCCGGGATCCGCACGTCGATGTCGCCGCAGTCCGTGACGGTCCGGCCCAGACTCTCCAGGGCGGCGTCGAGGTCCGCCACCCGGATGGCCGAGGGCCCCATGTCCACGCCCCGGCGGCCCTGGCCGAGGTCGATGGGGGCGCCGATGATCTCGATCGGTGACGGGGTGGTGATCATGAGCGGAGGAGTCTACCAGCGGACATGCCTCGGGGGAGCGCCAAAAGGGCTCGAAGTCCCGGACGAAAACCCTTCGATCTCCTACACTTGTCTAATTTGATTGACTGCGTCGAGCGATTAGACAAAGAATGTTGA encodes:
- a CDS encoding FlgD immunoglobulin-like domain containing protein; translation: MEASPRGVAVLAQNTPNPFNPRTTIRFMVPKAGPGSLTIYDVNGRRVATPLQGELTEGEHRVAWEAKDHAGRPLPSGVYLYRLELPGFESTRRMTLLR
- the rocF gene encoding arginase; protein product: MITTPSPIEIIGAPIDLGQGRRGVDMGPSAIRVADLDAALESLGRTVTDCGDIDVRIPETLEIGSVTLRYKSAIMAACETLRVEVERSLAAGRMPLVLGGDHSLSIGSIAGVSNHFRTQGAGVGVIWLDAHGDSNTPETTPSGNIHGMSLAVSMGFGDPELTSLGGRAPKVDPGKVVLIGVRDLDPGERDVLKRSGATVYTIREVDERGMRDVVKEAVRIAGAGTAGIHVSFDLDVLDPEDAPGVGTAIDGGITYREAHLAMEMLAESAKVVSVDLVEVNPVLDTRNQTALLAVELTQSLLGKRIL